The sequence CTCGGCCTCGCGATCTTCGCCTCGCTCTTCACGTCGAGCGTCCAGGGCGGCCCCGCGAAGGGCCCCGTCTACGCCGCGCACGTCGCCCACGCCACGCACCTGATCTTCCTGGTGGGAGCGTGTGTGGGCGTGACGGCCCTCCTCGCGGCCCTGGCGATCGAGGAGGTCCCGCTGCGGGGCAAGGAGCCCGCGAAGCCGGTGGCGGAGGGCGGCAAGGGGGCGACGGAGACGGCGTGAGCGACGCCGGACGGTGCGGGGCGAGGTACGGCGGCGGTGCGGGCGCGGGGCATCCGGGCGGATGCCGCGCCCGGCCGTCCTCCGCACCGGCCCGCCCCCACCCCGCACGCGGGTCACGCCACCCCGAACGCTCCCCGCGCCAGCCGCAGCAGCAGTTCCCCCATCTCGGCCCGTCCGATGCCGTCCGCCACCTGGTGCGGGGTCGAGTTGAGGAGGCCGAAGACCGCGTGGACCGTCGCGCGGGCCCTCGGCTCGTCCGTCGTGGGGCGGACCTTGCGGAGGGTGTCCACCCAGAGTTCGACGTACTCGCGCTGGAGGCGGCGCACCCGGCGGCGGTCCTCGTCGCGGAGGCGGTCGAGTTCCCGGTCGTGGAGGACGATCAGGGCGCGGTCGTCGAGAGCGAAGTCGATGTGGCCGGCGAGGAGCGAGTCGAGTACCGCTTCCGGGGGTCCCTCGGCCGCCGCGAGGCGCGCGCGTCCGCCCGCGAGCAGGCGCTCACTGATGCCGACGAGCAGTTCGGC comes from Streptomyces sp. Tu6071 and encodes:
- a CDS encoding TetR/AcrR family transcriptional regulator produces the protein MSTSPASADAPTRRVQILREAARLFAARGFHGVGVDEIGAAVGISGPGLYRHFAGKDAMLAELLVGISERLLAGGRARLAAAEGPPEAVLDSLLAGHIDFALDDRALIVLHDRELDRLRDEDRRRVRRLQREYVELWVDTLRKVRPTTDEPRARATVHAVFGLLNSTPHQVADGIGRAEMGELLLRLARGAFGVA